The following coding sequences are from one Streptomyces sp. NBC_00536 window:
- a CDS encoding YcaO-like family protein → MPRSVAEQVLSEADYRPPIRRGDLDAVASGTLVGIIDGVFADVLAISPGEIRAALSRGVVVLGAASMGALRATEIPAVVGIGRIHEMYRDGVIERDDEVAVLFEEETYRALTVPLVNVRYAVGRLVRTGTLAPRAGDDIVAAAQMLHFTDRTYEAIFDAPSLAAKADAGETIALLRRFDLKREDAQLLLEYVAAGQVPRAVRAETGELVVADAPTYETTRVRDREAADARLHVWESGDAVSFADLVQFLKVTGRFDAMARAALLRLTAGGGRLSLSLSPDALADGARDPAQSLLDFVRLQWGWESPEETHVTMGDLGLGLEDVSDSLHAEVTVARLVAAVGRHPTAAMSKALRTGLWIDDLALKREVLRLGAVRHFARQAAAHGEPTAAEYEEARRCITRLRPAVSWPQASSDLGVLGVSRTALDGAARELALARRATAPLVEVLERPEVPVCLAGPWSGLGIGLVPTPKASGSRRFSCDPDKVRVIADDIARQLGVVRVGMVGELTTLGVHIAQAFAQRSGWSASFASGKAETVDAAKTGAIMEEAEIQAQDAFRPPTALRASYERAVAEGATVVAPDQLGLPFDSRWTSQAELEWAETVDLVSGRTVLVPTAVLVGGRLPGDILYSPRLGGKVFSSNGLGSGFSLAEAATHAVAELVERHATRLAELEIDNPGGVGCREFRFLDLESLPDVPRRIVTKYERGGMSVRLLDITSEVRVPTFYARVFEDPFSGGRSTVSDGFATHPDPEVAATMALLEAAQTKAGYIAGGREDYSLQARSLGRHERPRTGRLAAHAFWFGNDRPTQGFDAVTGYVVDDILDELRWMVGAIEAAGFGQVLLVDLTVDKIAPAYAVRAVIPGSETTNPLCTGDRGRVTCIRDLLPRGRR, encoded by the coding sequence TTGCCCCGCTCGGTAGCCGAGCAGGTGCTCTCAGAGGCCGACTACCGACCGCCGATCCGGCGCGGTGACCTGGATGCTGTCGCGTCGGGGACGCTTGTCGGCATCATCGACGGCGTTTTCGCCGACGTGCTGGCGATCAGCCCGGGCGAGATCCGTGCCGCCCTCTCCCGCGGGGTGGTGGTCTTGGGAGCGGCCAGCATGGGCGCGCTGCGCGCCACCGAGATCCCGGCGGTGGTAGGCATCGGCCGGATCCACGAGATGTACCGCGACGGGGTGATCGAACGGGACGACGAGGTCGCGGTCCTGTTCGAGGAGGAAACGTACCGGGCGCTGACCGTGCCGCTGGTCAATGTCCGGTACGCGGTCGGACGCCTGGTGCGCACCGGCACCCTCGCCCCTCGTGCCGGCGACGACATCGTGGCGGCGGCCCAGATGTTGCACTTTACGGACCGGACATACGAGGCGATCTTCGATGCTCCGTCGCTGGCCGCCAAGGCCGACGCGGGCGAGACCATCGCTTTGCTGCGGCGGTTCGACCTCAAGCGGGAAGACGCCCAGCTGCTGCTTGAGTATGTGGCCGCCGGGCAGGTGCCGCGGGCCGTCCGCGCCGAGACCGGCGAGCTCGTCGTCGCCGACGCGCCCACGTACGAGACGACGAGGGTACGGGACCGCGAAGCCGCCGACGCGCGCCTGCACGTGTGGGAGAGCGGCGACGCAGTGTCCTTCGCCGACCTCGTGCAGTTCCTGAAGGTGACCGGGCGGTTCGACGCCATGGCCCGTGCTGCGCTGCTGCGTCTGACGGCGGGCGGCGGACGGCTGTCGCTGTCGCTTTCGCCGGACGCGCTGGCCGACGGCGCGCGGGATCCGGCGCAGTCGCTGCTCGATTTCGTGCGGCTGCAGTGGGGCTGGGAATCGCCCGAGGAGACGCACGTGACCATGGGCGACCTCGGGCTGGGGCTGGAGGACGTGTCGGACTCGCTGCACGCCGAAGTCACGGTGGCCCGGCTGGTGGCGGCGGTCGGCAGGCACCCCACGGCAGCGATGAGTAAGGCGCTGCGGACTGGTCTGTGGATTGACGACCTCGCGCTCAAGCGGGAGGTCCTCCGGCTGGGTGCGGTCCGCCACTTCGCCCGCCAGGCGGCCGCTCACGGCGAGCCGACCGCCGCGGAGTACGAAGAGGCGCGGCGGTGCATCACCCGGTTGCGTCCGGCAGTGTCCTGGCCGCAGGCGAGCTCGGACCTCGGTGTGCTCGGCGTTTCCCGCACCGCGCTCGACGGTGCTGCACGAGAGCTCGCGCTGGCTCGGCGTGCGACCGCACCGCTGGTCGAGGTCTTGGAACGCCCGGAAGTCCCGGTCTGCCTGGCGGGGCCGTGGAGCGGTCTGGGGATCGGGCTGGTGCCGACCCCGAAGGCGAGTGGATCTCGCCGGTTCTCCTGCGACCCGGACAAAGTCCGCGTCATCGCTGACGATATTGCCCGGCAGTTGGGCGTGGTGCGCGTCGGCATGGTCGGAGAGCTGACCACGCTGGGCGTACATATCGCCCAGGCGTTCGCGCAGCGCAGCGGCTGGTCGGCGAGCTTCGCGAGCGGTAAGGCGGAGACGGTCGACGCCGCGAAGACGGGCGCCATCATGGAGGAAGCGGAGATTCAGGCGCAGGACGCTTTCCGTCCGCCGACGGCGCTACGGGCCTCTTATGAGCGCGCGGTGGCAGAAGGCGCCACAGTCGTGGCGCCGGACCAGCTGGGGCTGCCTTTCGACAGCCGGTGGACCTCTCAGGCTGAGCTGGAGTGGGCGGAGACGGTCGATTTGGTCAGCGGGCGGACGGTGCTGGTCCCGACCGCTGTCCTGGTCGGTGGCAGGCTGCCGGGGGACATCCTCTACTCGCCGCGGCTGGGAGGAAAGGTCTTTTCCTCCAATGGTCTGGGATCCGGCTTTAGCCTGGCGGAGGCGGCCACCCACGCGGTCGCCGAGTTGGTTGAGCGGCACGCCACCCGCCTCGCCGAGCTGGAGATCGACAACCCGGGCGGAGTCGGCTGCCGGGAGTTCCGGTTCCTTGACCTTGAGTCCCTGCCGGATGTTCCGCGCCGGATCGTGACCAAGTACGAGCGTGGCGGGATGAGTGTGCGCCTGCTCGATATCACCTCCGAGGTTCGGGTGCCGACGTTCTACGCCCGGGTGTTCGAGGACCCCTTCTCGGGTGGGCGCAGCACGGTGTCCGACGGGTTCGCGACTCATCCGGACCCCGAGGTCGCAGCGACGATGGCGCTTCTGGAGGCCGCGCAAACCAAGGCCGGATACATCGCCGGAGGTCGGGAGGACTACTCGCTGCAGGCGCGGAGCCTCGGCCGCCACGAGCGGCCGCGAACCGGGCGTCTTGCCGCGCATGCGTTCTGGTTCGGCAACGACCGGCCGACCCAGGGCTTCGACGCAGTCACTGGGTACGTGGTGGACGACATTCTCGACGAGCTGCGATGGATGGTGGGCGCCATCGAGGCCGCTGGCTTTGGCCAGGTCCTCCTCGTGGACCTCACGGTCGACAAGATCGCACCGGCGTACGCCGTACGGGCCGTGATCCCTGGCTCGGAGACGACGAACCCGCTCTGCACCGGCGACCGCGGGCGCGTCACCTGTATCCGGGACCTGTTGCCCAGGGGGAGACGATGA
- a CDS encoding radical SAM protein — protein sequence MTAPAAVVWDMTYACPLRCEHCYSESGRRPSRQLSWPDLARVVDALVELNPRTVVLSGGEPLVVPEIFQVAERLRSGGVSVHLYTSGWHLPDRSVAAVVEVMSNVTVSIDGAIAATHDRLRGRAGSFDRAVDAAARLSAAAAGQPELAVGVDYTVTRSNFDEMPDFCRLVAMRLPSLDYVFFGAAMPIGLASREGFVAHEIVTSRQLMLLRDESYADMLRAHGPADLVVSDNEMFQMRPDRLVRGEIPAMQVEPDGRVRAMPVYEGTVGSLLDEPGTTLWRRAMARWTDPRVTGLLGPARTMEAWADATRQLDLMFGDADDQRRIERRPAFP from the coding sequence ATGACCGCTCCGGCGGCGGTGGTCTGGGACATGACCTACGCATGCCCGCTGCGCTGCGAGCACTGTTACTCCGAGTCCGGCCGTCGCCCCTCGCGACAGTTGAGCTGGCCCGACCTCGCCCGGGTGGTCGACGCCCTGGTCGAACTGAACCCGCGCACCGTAGTGCTGTCGGGCGGTGAGCCGCTGGTGGTGCCGGAGATCTTCCAAGTGGCTGAGCGGCTGCGGAGCGGCGGCGTGTCGGTTCATCTGTACACGTCCGGCTGGCATCTCCCCGACCGGAGCGTGGCCGCGGTTGTGGAGGTGATGTCCAACGTCACAGTCAGCATCGACGGGGCGATCGCCGCGACGCACGACCGGCTGCGCGGCCGGGCCGGATCGTTCGACCGTGCCGTGGACGCCGCCGCGCGCCTGTCCGCCGCGGCGGCCGGGCAGCCTGAGCTGGCGGTCGGCGTGGACTACACGGTGACGCGGTCGAACTTCGACGAGATGCCGGATTTCTGCCGCCTGGTGGCCATGCGACTTCCGTCCCTGGACTACGTGTTCTTCGGCGCGGCGATGCCGATCGGACTCGCCAGCCGCGAAGGCTTCGTCGCCCATGAGATCGTGACATCCCGGCAACTCATGCTGCTCCGGGATGAGTCCTACGCAGACATGCTGCGAGCCCACGGACCGGCCGACCTCGTGGTGAGCGACAACGAGATGTTCCAGATGCGCCCAGACCGGCTCGTCCGGGGCGAGATCCCGGCGATGCAGGTGGAGCCCGACGGGCGGGTGCGGGCGATGCCGGTGTACGAGGGTACCGTGGGCAGCCTGTTGGACGAGCCCGGCACTACGCTGTGGCGGCGGGCGATGGCCCGCTGGACCGACCCGCGCGTCACTGGCCTGCTCGGGCCTGCACGGACGATGGAGGCATGGGCGGACGCCACCCGACAGCTCGACCTGATGTTCGGCGATGCGGACGACCAGCGGCGCATCGAGCGCCGACCAGCCTTCCCGTGA
- a CDS encoding SagB family peptide dehydrogenase: MSTPLVISPLARVRWVSGRLEISAAGHVVTLSTSEAEVLALMHAFARPSTASEVRAQFPLIDVDPLVSQLRSAAVLVAPAQVAAIESARWDVDSFTFHRRSRAVVRSGAPPVSPPVVPARPESAVLRLERPTEPMSQNLPCLLNARRSRRSWPDGLMHDLGRLLWLTARNRAAGPDVVSRPYPSGGAAYSLELYPVVAPDTVAGVPAGIYRYLPDTHALELISPDAHKPVLARAAAAAGAERAPVAIVVTSRFERASSTYGELAYSLVLKEVGGLFQTFYLVAEYLGLAMCALGGGCPDHLFAEVIGADDLIEPVVGELVVGPASPPRARPPGRTTRD; encoded by the coding sequence GTGAGCACTCCGCTGGTCATTTCGCCGCTGGCGAGGGTTCGCTGGGTGAGCGGGCGGCTGGAGATCTCGGCCGCTGGCCACGTCGTGACGCTATCCACCTCGGAAGCCGAAGTCCTCGCGTTGATGCACGCCTTCGCCCGACCCAGCACCGCATCTGAGGTACGGGCGCAGTTCCCCCTGATCGACGTGGATCCGCTGGTCTCGCAACTACGGTCGGCCGCCGTCCTGGTGGCGCCCGCACAGGTCGCCGCGATCGAGTCCGCACGGTGGGACGTCGACTCGTTCACGTTCCACCGCCGCTCCCGAGCAGTGGTCCGCAGCGGAGCACCGCCGGTGTCACCACCTGTCGTACCGGCCCGGCCGGAGAGCGCGGTGTTGCGGCTCGAACGGCCCACGGAGCCGATGTCGCAGAACTTGCCGTGCCTCCTGAACGCCCGCAGGTCCCGGCGGTCGTGGCCGGACGGGCTCATGCACGATCTCGGCCGCCTCCTGTGGCTCACCGCCCGCAACCGTGCTGCTGGACCCGATGTGGTCTCCCGCCCGTACCCCTCCGGCGGCGCCGCCTACAGCCTCGAGCTATATCCCGTCGTCGCGCCGGACACGGTGGCTGGCGTGCCGGCTGGGATCTACCGGTACCTGCCGGACACGCACGCACTCGAACTCATCTCACCGGACGCGCACAAGCCGGTGCTCGCCAGGGCAGCGGCGGCTGCGGGTGCCGAGCGGGCACCCGTCGCGATCGTGGTCACCAGCCGCTTCGAGCGGGCGAGCAGTACGTACGGCGAACTCGCCTACAGCCTGGTACTCAAGGAAGTAGGCGGGCTGTTCCAGACGTTCTACCTGGTGGCCGAGTACCTGGGCCTAGCGATGTGCGCGCTCGGCGGCGGCTGCCCGGATCATCTGTTCGCCGAGGTGATCGGAGCGGACGACCTGATCGAGCCCGTGGTCGGAGAGCTGGTCGTCGGGCCGGCTAGCCCACCACGGGCGCGCCCTCCAGGTCGAACAACTCGCGACTGA
- the ltrA gene encoding group II intron reverse transcriptase/maturase translates to MSTTAAAATARAPEVNGPEGGKLDWHSIDWATCEENVRQLRQRIFKASQEKGHKRVRNLQKLMLRSRSNTLASVKRVTQQSSGRKTAGIDGERALTPVARARLADDIHRSPGPRTAQPVKRVYIPKANGKQRPLGIPVIRDRVLQARVKNALEPEWEARFESKSYGFRPGRSCQDAIAAIRVTARGRLAKRRWALDADLEGAFDRISHDHLNAMIGQFPARDLIRQWLRAGVMERGRWTPTEEGTPQGGVISPLLLNIALHGMEQAAGFRLDGRKGHENKTVPGTPVLIRYADDFVVLCRSEGEAYQVKEKLMGWLEPRGLRFNEAKTRVVHLDEGFDFLGFTVQRHGDSLTIRPSREACNRLRKRLREEMLRHRGTSTVAVLVKFSPIVRGWTAYYRGAACNRAFCSMDHYLFKLLYKWAKRGHENRSGLWIKNLYFGRFNKARQDNWVFGDRHSGAYLPKFAWVRHARYIPVKGAASPDDPALTGYWRGRRRRKTPPPMDKTSLYLAARQRGLCPLCRQALISGAEYEPDSPREWIEWFAASKKMLNKHHFVYRRDGGTDQRTNLRLVHAECHRQHHAGDSKRTPG, encoded by the coding sequence ATGAGTACCACAGCGGCAGCAGCCACTGCCCGTGCGCCCGAGGTGAACGGACCGGAGGGCGGGAAACTCGACTGGCACAGCATCGACTGGGCCACGTGTGAGGAGAACGTACGGCAGCTGAGGCAGCGGATCTTCAAGGCATCGCAGGAAAAAGGCCACAAAAGGGTCCGTAACTTGCAGAAGCTCATGCTGCGCAGCCGCAGCAACACGCTTGCCAGCGTGAAGCGGGTGACACAGCAGAGCAGTGGCCGCAAGACCGCTGGAATCGACGGGGAACGAGCCCTCACCCCTGTGGCGAGGGCCCGGCTGGCGGACGATATCCATCGCTCGCCAGGTCCCCGGACGGCCCAGCCGGTCAAGCGCGTGTACATCCCCAAGGCCAACGGGAAGCAGCGCCCGCTCGGCATCCCGGTCATCCGTGACCGGGTGCTCCAGGCCCGCGTGAAAAACGCGCTGGAGCCCGAATGGGAGGCCCGGTTCGAGTCGAAATCCTACGGATTCAGGCCCGGACGAAGCTGCCAGGACGCCATCGCAGCCATCCGGGTCACGGCCCGGGGACGGCTGGCCAAGCGCCGCTGGGCGCTGGATGCGGACCTGGAAGGGGCCTTCGACCGCATCAGTCACGACCACCTGAACGCCATGATCGGGCAGTTCCCCGCCAGGGACCTGATCCGGCAATGGCTGCGGGCCGGCGTGATGGAACGCGGCCGATGGACGCCGACCGAGGAGGGAACTCCCCAGGGCGGCGTCATCAGCCCCTTGCTGCTGAACATTGCCCTTCACGGGATGGAACAGGCCGCGGGATTCCGCCTCGACGGGCGGAAGGGGCACGAGAACAAGACTGTGCCCGGAACTCCCGTGTTGATCCGATATGCCGACGACTTCGTGGTCTTGTGCCGCAGTGAAGGAGAGGCATACCAGGTCAAAGAGAAGCTGATGGGCTGGCTGGAACCCAGAGGTCTTCGCTTCAATGAGGCAAAGACCCGAGTTGTCCACCTCGACGAGGGGTTCGACTTTCTGGGATTCACTGTGCAGCGGCACGGCGACAGTCTGACCATCAGGCCGAGCAGGGAAGCGTGCAACAGACTCCGGAAACGGCTCCGAGAGGAGATGCTCCGACATCGGGGCACCAGCACCGTTGCCGTGCTGGTGAAGTTCTCCCCGATTGTGAGGGGTTGGACAGCCTATTACCGGGGTGCGGCGTGCAATCGGGCGTTCTGCTCGATGGATCACTATCTGTTCAAGCTCCTGTACAAGTGGGCGAAACGTGGCCACGAGAACCGCTCGGGGCTGTGGATCAAGAACCTCTATTTCGGCAGGTTCAACAAGGCCCGACAGGACAACTGGGTTTTCGGCGACCGTCATTCGGGCGCCTATCTCCCGAAGTTCGCCTGGGTCCGACACGCCAGATACATTCCGGTCAAGGGTGCTGCGTCGCCCGACGATCCGGCCCTCACGGGGTACTGGCGCGGCCGCCGCCGCCGGAAAACGCCACCGCCGATGGACAAGACCAGCTTGTACCTGGCGGCCCGGCAAAGGGGCTTGTGCCCTCTTTGTCGACAGGCGCTCATCAGCGGAGCCGAATACGAGCCCGACAGTCCACGCGAGTGGATCGAGTGGTTCGCAGCGTCGAAGAAGATGCTGAACAAGCATCACTTCGTTTACCGCAGAGACGGCGGCACGGATCAACGAACCAACCTTCGCCTGGTACACGCCGAGTGCCACCGCCAGCATCATGCGGGTGACAGCAAGCGGACCCCGGGGTAG
- a CDS encoding transposase: MITGGAGFIGSALSQALRIAGHTVSPLDNLSVTSTRPRPQDLQVRDVRSLTARDLDGVDTVVPLAALKSVPASFEVGGFEHNVKTCWLEGRGGQPEGYCHRQMVGAVRYLVAGGITWRSMPADFPAWDRIYAFFRRWCDKGWTAEFHDRLRDRVREAAGRDREPTAGVIDAQSVKATASVPAATRGFDGGKKVNGRKRHIVVDTLGLLLAAVVTAASVTAPPWRAELGYACPPAACP, translated from the coding sequence GTGATCACCGGCGGCGCCGGCTTCATCGGGTCAGCCCTCAGCCAGGCCCTGCGCATCGCCGGGCACACGGTCAGCCCGCTCGACAACCTGTCAGTTACCTCCACGCGCCCGCGCCCACAAGACCTCCAGGTCCGCGACGTCCGTTCGCTGACCGCACGGGACCTGGACGGCGTGGACACGGTCGTTCCCCTGGCCGCGCTCAAGTCCGTCCCCGCCTCGTTCGAGGTCGGCGGGTTCGAACACAACGTCAAAACTTGTTGGCTGGAGGGCCGGGGCGGACAGCCGGAGGGCTACTGCCACCGTCAGATGGTCGGCGCGGTCCGCTACCTGGTCGCGGGCGGTATCACGTGGCGGTCGATGCCCGCGGACTTCCCCGCCTGGGACCGCATCTACGCCTTCTTCCGACGCTGGTGCGACAAAGGCTGGACGGCCGAGTTCCACGACCGGCTACGGGACCGGGTCCGTGAAGCAGCCGGCCGCGACCGGGAGCCGACCGCGGGCGTCATCGACGCCCAGTCGGTGAAGGCGACTGCGTCGGTGCCAGCCGCGACCAGGGGCTTCGACGGCGGCAAGAAGGTCAACGGACGAAAGCGCCACATCGTGGTGGACACCCTCGGTTTGCTGCTGGCTGCCGTGGTCACGGCAGCGTCCGTAACCGCCCCTCCGTGGCGGGCTGAGCTTGGATACGCCTGCCCACCAGCCGCCTGCCCGTGA